Within Quercus lobata isolate SW786 chromosome 5, ValleyOak3.0 Primary Assembly, whole genome shotgun sequence, the genomic segment TCAAATGCTCCATTCATCTCTTCCAGAACCAACAAGCACCCAAATATCACTTTGTCAATAATCCCATTTCCAAAAGTTCCAGACTTGCCACAAGGCTGTGAGAATACAGCTGACCTTCCTTCAATGGCTCTATTTACTACCTTTACAGAAGCCACgaaaaaaatgaaacaaccTTTTGAGGATGTTCTTAGAAACATGATTGACGATGGGTGTCCTCCAATTTGTGTTATCTCTGACTTTTTCCTCGGTTGGACACTTGAGTCATGTCATTTATTTGATATTCCACGAATTGTCTCTCATGGAATGGGCGTGTTTCCAATGGTTATTTGCAAATCTCCTTCTTTGCATGTCCCAAGTTTTAAGGATTTGTCACCTTTGGATCCTATAGATTTTTCTGAGCTGAAATTTCCATTCACTTTGAACAAAGGTGACATCCCTGAGGTATTTTTAAATGGTGATCCAAATGACCCTTATGTGCGTCTTGTAATGGAGTTGGGAGAAGCGGATGTGAATAGTTGGGGTGTCATTGTTAATAGCTTTGAAGAGATTGAAGGTGAGTATATTGGAGCATTTGAATCCAACTATTGCAATGAGGCCAAAGCTTATTGTGTGGGGCCACTTCCCCTTTATGATCAACTTGATCAAGAAGTGGATGCTTCATACATCAAGTGGCTAGATAAGTATGTTGAATCTAATCAATTAGGCAGTGTGATTTATGTTTCATATGGTACACAAACACATTTGTCAAATGATCAAATGGATGAGATTGCTTTTGGGTTGGAGATGGCAGGCCATCCTTTCATTTGGGTTGTGAGATCAAAGACTTGGGCTCCACCAGATGGATGGACTAAGAGAGTGAAAGAAGAAGGGTTGGTTGTATATGATTGGGTGGAACAACGAAGCATACTAGCACACCCTTCAATAGGTGGGTTTTTGAGTCATTGTGGTTGGAACTCAGTGTTGGAGAGCTTGGCAAATGGGGTTCCACTTTTGTCTTGGCCTATGCTTGATATTAGTGAGCAAGCCTTGAATGCTAAACTTGTAACAATGGGATTGGGAGCAGGGCTAGTGATTCCACAAAGAGCTGTTGGAGGTGAGAAAATCATGACGGTTGATAGGGTTGTAATTTGTGAGAGAGTAAAGGAGTTGATGGGAGGTGCAAAGGGGAGGAAGGTTAAGGAGAGGGCACAAGAATTGGGGCAATTGGCATGGCATGCTGTGGAGAAAGGTGGTTCTCGTAAGAAATTGGACGAGCTGATTGAGCGGCTCACCAATAAAAATATGTGAACAAAACctctttatctctttaatttgaAAATGTATCTCCTAATTCTGTTTTGTAAATGCTTCCATGTGTAATatatttacatgtttttttcaattttctatcttattcttaatacttgttaaataaaaagttatttagataaataaaaggctTAATAATTATATGGTTATAAATGGgctatgtgtttatttttatataataaattaactATGTGACTATCATCAAGTggttaatataattaaattgttaGTAGAATACGGTATACATTTGATACGATAAGTAATGGACGGGTAATTTTT encodes:
- the LOC115991314 gene encoding UDP-glycosyltransferase 90A1-like, which encodes MATAQTPVHHVVIFPHMAQGHTIPLLDISKALSNRGLKVTIITTPSNAPFISSRTNKHPNITLSIIPFPKVPDLPQGCENTADLPSMALFTTFTEATKKMKQPFEDVLRNMIDDGCPPICVISDFFLGWTLESCHLFDIPRIVSHGMGVFPMVICKSPSLHVPSFKDLSPLDPIDFSELKFPFTLNKGDIPEVFLNGDPNDPYVRLVMELGEADVNSWGVIVNSFEEIEGEYIGAFESNYCNEAKAYCVGPLPLYDQLDQEVDASYIKWLDKYVESNQLGSVIYVSYGTQTHLSNDQMDEIAFGLEMAGHPFIWVVRSKTWAPPDGWTKRVKEEGLVVYDWVEQRSILAHPSIGGFLSHCGWNSVLESLANGVPLLSWPMLDISEQALNAKLVTMGLGAGLVIPQRAVGGEKIMTVDRVVICERVKELMGGAKGRKVKERAQELGQLAWHAVEKGGSRKKLDELIERLTNKNM